One window of the Solanum stenotomum isolate F172 chromosome 11, ASM1918654v1, whole genome shotgun sequence genome contains the following:
- the LOC125844565 gene encoding histone H2B-like: MAPKAEKKPAAEKSTVAEKSKAGKKLPKDGGSAAAGDKKKKRSKKSVETYKIYIFKVLKQVHPDIGISSKAMGIMNSFINDIFEKLAQESSKLARYNKKPTITSREIQTAVRLVLPGELAKHAVSEGTKAVTKFTREKKPAEKKPAEKAPVAEKAPAEKKPKAGKKLPKDAAAGDKKKKRAKKSVETYKIYIFKVLKQVHPDIGISSKAMGIMNSFINDIFEKLAQEASRLARYNKKPTITSREIQTAVRLVLPGELAKHAVSEGTKAVTKFTSS, encoded by the exons ATGGCACCAAAGGCAGAGAAGAAGCCAGCAGCCGAAAAATCTACGGTCGCTGAGAAATCAAAGGCAGGGAAGAAGCTACCCAAAGACGGCGGTTCCGCCGCCGCCGGtgacaagaagaagaagagatctaAGAAGTCGGTCGAAACCTACAAGATCTACATCTTCAAGGTGCTGAAGCAAGTTCATCCTGATATCGGGATCTCGAGCAAAGCTATGGGGATCATGAACAGCTTCATCAATGATATCTTCGAGAAGCTTGCTCAGGAATCTTCAAAACTTGCTAGGTATAACAAGAAGCCTACTATCACTTCACGGGAAATTCAAACTGCTGTTCGATTGGTTCTTCCTGGTGAATTGGCTAAGCACGCTGTATCTGAGGGTACTAAGGCTGTTACCAAATTCACCAG AGAGAAAAAACCCGCCGAGAAGAAGCCAGCTGAGAAAGCCCCCGTCGCCGAGAAAGCGCCGGCGGAGAAGAAGCCAAAGGCTGGGAAGAAGCTCCCAAAGGATGCTGCCGCCGGtgacaagaagaagaagagggcgAAGAAGTCGGTCGAGACTTACAAGATCTACATCTTCAAAGTTCTGAAGCAGGTTCATCCTGATATCGGTATTTCAAGCAAAGCTATGGGTATAATGAACAGTTTCATCAATGATATCTTTGAGAAGCTTGCTCAAGAAGCTTCTCGACTTGCCCGCTACAACAAGAAGCCTACTATCACTTCTCGGGAAATTCAGACTGCTGTCCGATTGGTCCTTCCTGGTGAATTGGCTAAGCATGCCGTCTCTGAAGGCACAAAGGCTGTTACCAAATTCACTAGCTCTTGA